Below is a genomic region from Rhododendron vialii isolate Sample 1 chromosome 5a, ASM3025357v1.
TGGATTGTAATCCAGAAGAGCTTGAATCTTTTCATAAATCCAAAGCAGAAGATACGCAAGGGAACGAAGTGTAAGTACAGTTTGACTTGTTTCGTGCGTTCATAGTTTTCTGAATTCCCTTGATTCAGTATGTTTCGTTGTAGCAGGTCTACTGAGGAAATTGTACGCCCAAGGGTACGTTTGGTTGACTGCCTAAGGAGCTTTTTAGCTGCAGAAGAGGTGCATGATTTTGACAGCAATACAGCTACAGCAACCAAGTAGGCTTCCTGATCTTTGGTATTGTGGTTGTAGTCCTAACGATTTTTAACCATTCCGAAGCTGAGCAGCTGACATTTGCCAATGAATTAATCCTCCCTTGGTTTCAAAATGCTGGTTATACAGTAAATGATAGGCTATGATCATAACTTACGATGTAAATGTTATAAGAATGTTAAGAAGCATGACTAAACTTTTTAAGTGCCATTTCCTTCTATTTCCAATCTGTTTGTGTTATCTATCACCACAGAACTGCTGGGCTTACTTCATTCCCTGATTATCTGGTATTGCACATGCAAAAAAATGTGGTGGCGGCAGGCTGGGTACCTAAAAAACTTGGTATTTTCTTCGTTTGGTTTTTCTTCATTCCGTACAAAGCAAATTCATTAGAGGTGGTTTGATAATCACTTATCTGTTTCTTGGCTCTGTTTGTCTATTTAGATGTTTGTATAGATGTTCCAGACACCATAGATATTAGTTTCATGCGCAGCAAGTGCATCCAACCTGGGGAGGAGCTGTTACCTGAACCTGGTATGTCGTTCTCCATACCTTTAGTAAGTTCTTCATGGAATTTTGTATGACGTACACATATTTTGCCAAATTATTAGCAAAAGATAGATATGTCCTTTCTTTGGATACTACTCACTCAAGAGGTGTCGATTACACACGTCATATATCCTATGGGGCTTTTCACTTGGCGTTTATGGACTACTGATTATGTTATTTTATACTACTGAACAGCTGCTGAGGGTGTGGCAGATCCAAGGCTTCTAGTTGATGGGGATATAGTTTCCCAAATTGTGTCGAAGGCATTTGAAGATCTTTCAAGTACCGGAAGGGAAATGGCATTGAGTCATTTTCTGTCTGAGATTGATGATGCAGGTATTTTAGCTTAAATGATATTGTTTACAGCAGTTACATTTGAAAACCACATAGCTTTTTTATGCCATCTTAGAATATAGAAGGTACTTAGGGACTAATGCAGCATACTTTGTGTTCTAGACAATATTGATGCTCAGTCGAGAGTTGATTTTTTGGTTGAATGTGGGTTTCAAGATGATATACCTCCCGAGGCAATCACATCTATTGGGGACTCAGGAGGAGGTCAGGCCACCTTTGGCCTTTATAGTGTTCGATTCTTTTTTTCGATCTTTCTTTATTGTGAGTTGTTGAACTGGGTCACTATGCAGCTTACAGGCTTATGGGAATCGTGAGCCGTTCTGGTACCTCTGCCCAATATGTTGCTCACATCAAGACAGATGGTCTGTGGGTAACTTTCAATGATGAAGTCGGGGTTTCCAAGGACATTGGAGACATGTACGTCTTTGAAAAGCTGTATAGTGAAATCTGATCAATCCGTCTGCTCGTGGTCTAGTAACTTTTGTTGATGTCTATGGTAGTTTTGTTAGTATTTTTGATAGAAAAGGATATTATGAACTTTGTGCCGACTTATTCAGTTGATGCATTCCAAAAGTGCCGTCTGATTGTCATAATCAgacaatcattcattgtaatctttttAGGAAGGGATAGTGATTTCTATTAAATACGTTGGAGATAGTTTGCAGTAGCTCACTAGGAGACTGCATGCCATACTATTTGTGATGTTATGAGTTTGCAGACGCGGCCACATCTTCCAGCATTGACTTCACACCAAAATACCGATTACTTTTTTTCGCGTCCCTGAGTAGATTGCGGATATTGCCAAGAAGTTCAAGTTGATCTTCGATTGAATCCTTCTCTACTGAATCTTTTTTGCCCAATGAATCATTTACAAAATCAAGGTTCTGGTTTGTATCCATCTGTTGTTTTGATTGGCCACCCATGGTAGTTGATCGTGTGCCCAACCCAACATCTTTCTCGTTATTTGACCTATTACTCGTCATTTGTTTATGAATCGAAAGCAGTCTTACACATCACAACCTGCAGCATAATGGGGAAGTGTTAAATGCTGGTACGTTTGTCAACAGATTGTTGCTCTTAAGATGTACTATAAAATCTCCTTACCCTTGTATCAGAATCAAGTGGATTCAAGCAGGAATAGAAATTATGCAGAAACGGTGAGAAGTAGCTTGGAAACACAACGCTCACATAGCTCTAAAGTTAGTTTTCAGCAGAAAAATGCAACTCAGGGTCCTTCCTGAACCTGGGATCTGCCCTCataagaccaaaaaaaattctgactATATGAAAATTACTTACACAGCGAAGAAATTGTTGAAAAACTGCCAGGGGGGTATTTTTCAATTGCAGTAATTGTTCCAAGtacaaagcaaacaaaatacTAATTAATATTGGGTGCTTTGGGACAGTCAAAGATAAtcctataaaaacaaaaaaggagacCGAAGAACATAAGGCTTAGGCAGGGGGAAAAGCACAATACCATGAAAGACTAACCTTCTCAAGATGTTGCGTAGGATCATATTGACCTCGCCGATAAGCAAGAAGTTGTGAGAGTTCATAGAGCGGGTGACCCTCAAGGAAAAGCTCCGCAATTACGTATGCACCTAAAGCAACATAAAGCCAACCAATTATAACTAACAAACCAAACACATTCACAAAAGCTTTTGGATGAGAAAGTTGATAATGACCTCAACAATTACGTTGATTTTAAAATTGACTGCAGCAGAAAGAAATTTCACATCAAATGTGAATGACTTATTCATCGGTGACAAAATCAGCCTAACATGTAATTTACCAAATGCAtcaactgagagagagagagagagagagagagagagagagagagagagagagagagagagagagagagagagagatgcattgAGCCTAATGTTTAGGTTATGGTGAGTAAGATAATAAGCAAAATCTAAATAAGATTTTGCATCATTTACACATGCCCACTCCAGACACATACACAGAGAGCATAAAAATAATGTTAATCAAAGACGAGAAGAACCGACATAAAGAAGACGACAAGGAGAAACTGTGATACTGTAATCGTTTTCAACATGATTGATTCAGCTGAACATAATGACTTGACTGGGCATCAGTTTGATGAGATTCCAAGAGAGGATAAAAGTGAATTGATACGTGACACAAATGAAAGAACGGTAGCAGAACCAATGTTGGTAGAAGTGGAATTACGCCAAAGGAGGTCATAGCTCACAATGGCAGCCAATTGTGACACAAAGAAAGAACGGTAGCAGAACCAATGTTGGTAGAAATGGAATGACGCCAAAGGAGGTCATAGCTCACAATGGCAGCCAATTGTGTTGGTGATGGAATTAACCAATAGTAACAAACAGGACCACAATAATGATAGGCGATCAAATTTGATCATAGCAATAATACATTGGTGTTATATCTCAACATATCCTGTCATCATCAGCAAAACATCGAAGGTAAAATCCTCCAACAGCTCACCCATCAGCAAAGATGTCCATAGATGGCTTTAGCGGTGCATCTTGTGCAACTTGCATCTCACCGCCTTGCTCATAAACTCTCTGTCagtcaaaaagtaaacaatttattttcttctataTAATCATCATATTAGAGTAGAATAAAAGTCGATGATTGTTAGTTAAGCATGTGCATGTTAGTAGAAGCAATACTATCTAACAGGAAGCAGCAAACAATAGTATATGACTATTGTGCCTAGT
It encodes:
- the LOC131327461 gene encoding ubiquitin carboxyl-terminal hydrolase 14-like gives rise to the protein MANISFPISLWLFILLICPAVAFASLIEEDFTFADNANHNIDKRGVLLPHADYRIREDVASRQDEESYHTSPLYFRKLKEMKEVGLGFLEREGGYPKRYDDSRLWLYDYIEYLLALIFKGLLSCNLQAVTGYLDWPDAFHFFVRVMNEVERVNASDPEFDPSTSLEQVNAGNPEWDPPMSFKFGIEERLMFPSGKVSYQKRDEYILSLSIPLDKAINKEELESFHKSKAEDTQGNEVSTEEIVRPRVRLVDCLRSFLAAEEVHDFDSNTATATKTAGLTSFPDYLVLHMQKNVVAAGWVPKKLDVCIDVPDTIDISFMRSKCIQPGEELLPEPAAEGVADPRLLVDGDIVSQIVSKAFEDLSSTGREMALSHFLSEIDDADNIDAQSRVDFLVECGFQDDIPPEAITSIGDSGGAYRLMGIVSRSGTSAQYVAHIKTDGLWVTFNDEVGVSKDIGDIFVSIFDRKGYYELCADLFS